GCATTTTTTGTATGTTTTTTTTACATGCAGGCATTCAGGGGAAGATGAGGGATTACCAACTTGCTGGATTAAATTGGCTCATACGGCTCTATGAGAATGGCATAAATGGAATTCTTGCAGATGAAATGGTATGCATTGGAACCATGGATTGTGAATCCTAATTATACAAAATTGCATTCCTGAGTTCTACTTCTACACATCGAGTGTGGTGCCACTATTTTAATTGTGCATCATcacaattattttttatattgtgATCTTTGATGTTTATACAATCAAAACTGGTTATGTTCCTGATTAGTTGATGTATTAATTTTGATGTTGTTGTCCAGGGGCTTGGGAAAACATTGCAAACTATATCCTTATTGGGATATCTGCATGAGTTCAGGGGGATTACTGGTCCTCACATGGTTGTTGCTCCTAAATCCACGCTTGGTAATTGGATGAATGAAATCCGACGATTTTGCCCTATCTTGCGCGCTGTGAAGTTTCTTGGTAATCCTGATGAAAGGGTATGCTGCTCAGCCTCTGTTTTATGAAGATAATTCCATGTTCTTAGTTACTAAGTAACATGATGCcaaatatttgttttattttatgatCTTGCAGAGGCATATCCGGGAAGACTTGCTTGTTGCTGGGAAGTTTGATGTTTGTGTCACTAGTTTTGAAATGGCCATCAAAGAGAAGTCTGCTTTACGTCGCTTTAGCTGGCGTTATATTATCATTGATGAAGCTCATCGAATTAAGAATGAGAATTCACTTCTTTCTAAAACAATGAGACTTTACAATACCAATTATCGTCTTCTTATCACTGGTACACCACTTCAGGTATCTATTGCTTATAGTACCCTTCCTTGATATGAAACTCTCCCAGTTTTCTTCTGCATTCAAATAATTGATAGGagcaattttattaaataatgTTGACATTTGTACACTTCCATCTGTAAAGCAACTGCCAAAGCAGGCAATCTTATGCACTAATGGTTGAAGTTGATTGAGATTTGTAGGTAGTTAGGTAATCTTATGCACTAATTGTCAACAGCTTCATAAATTCCCGTGATATATGTGGTGTATTGATAACTTCTTAATTCTGCTGTGCAGAGTCTTCTGTCTGGTTGCTTATGAATGGTGAATGTGATGATTGGGCTGAGTTTAtagatttcatgaaaatttatgaAGTCTCTGATATTATACTCTCCCAGTTTCAATTGTGCTGTTGATGATTTTGATTATGTGATGGGAAAACCACCAAGGGAGAGCTTTGGATGTTTATATTGTAGCTAGGATTTTTATTAtagtttgggaaaaaaatttcttgatattttagATATTTAGTTACTCGAGGGTTATTTTGTGTATTTTGTTGTAATTTTGTAATTTCTATTTTAgttggggttattttgtaattatttgccTTAGCGGTAGAATTGGGTATTAGTACTTCCTTTGTAGTGTTTAGACAGATCACTGATCAATTTTAATCTGATTTTCTAGAACAGTTTTTCCCTCTCTCTTGCCCAGGttctccctcttcccttctccttcttcctctttCCTTCTGGTCTGTTGTGTCCCTAACCCTCTGCTTTCCAGCAGCATTCTGTCCTTTCGCTTCTTCTCTGTTccccttctccttcttccttctacatcctttcttcttcccttctctttctgTTATGCTCTACCTGTTCTCTCTGTTGCCTAGCAGCCTATTTTCCTTCTCTTCTCCTCCTCTTcatctcttctttctttctacttctCTCCCTCGCCCCCATAATTGTCTCAACTCTCAATTCTTTCACTTCTGATATTCAGTTGCTGTCCTACATCATTATGGGTGAAAGAGAACATTTAGCAGATGATGTCAATATATTTGGAAGAGAAATGTTTGAAGAGTAACAAATTGATTTTTTTGGTTGTAAATTTGTAATGTGGGATTTTTGTGCATGCACAACTGCTGTGGTCTTTTCTAGTGGAAGGGGGTAATTATATTGACTACAAATGTTTAGGAGCAACAATTAAAATTGTTATTGCAGGGTCTTCATGTGCTTAGGCATGCATGTTTGTATGCATGCCCTTGTTTTGTTGTGTCATGTTATGCTTTTTTTTAAGCATTTAGATAGTCCATCATTGTCTGTAATTCAGCATGATCTGGCATGGGTTCAGACTCATGTATATATCAGCATATATAGGTAAATTTTGATAGTATTATACTCCTTTTTTTGTTAGTCTCAATAATTTTGTCTTTTGAGTCCGCATTATTTTTTCCCTACTACTAAATGTTATTCCCCCTTGGTTAATTCTAGAGTCATTTATACATAGCAATTTTCAGTTGTTTATTATCACCATCATCACcatcaacaacaacaaaccaagctaTAAGTCTCACCAGGTGgtgtcggctacatgaatccttttttgctagtttatgtgatcatggataatttcttttgacaaatttagagctattaaattcttattcactatctcattgCAAGTTAGTTTAGGTCTATGCCTACTCTTTCTACTGTCCTTCATagtaactcactcttcctcactggcgcattATGTGTCCTGTGTTGTAAGTATCCATTTCATCTAAAttatccctcccttatcttctacaaAAGCtattgtgaatatgttcattttttaatttatcttctAGCATTATATCCCCATTTTAGCATTCTCTCTCAGCAGcctttactttttggatatgttgtttcttggttgcccaacattctaatacATATAGCATTGTTGGTCTAacgctgtcctataaaactttctttttaatttatcacaaagcacacttgaaacacttctccattttactcacctactttaactttatgcactacatcttcaatttctccttcagcttgcataatagatccaacgtattgaaatctattagtgctattgatttcttcattatcaagtttaactttgtctctaatattcttCCTACAATGATAGaaactacatttcatatattgtcttatttttacttatcctgtCTTTAGAttttaaagcttctctccataattctaacttagattctattccacccctagtttcatcaatcaagacaatatcatctttAAACAACATACTGTATGAAACCTCATTTTTAGATGCTCTTAGTTGATCAGTTGTTTCAGAGTTTATTATTTGTTGTGGTCATCAAATTATTGAAATACTGATGTTCTGTGCAGAATAATCTTCATGAGCTTTGgtctctcctcaattttctccTGCCTGAGATATTTAGTTCTGCTGAAACCTTTGATGAATGGTTTCAAATTTCTGGTGAAAATGACCAGCAAGAGGTTGTTCAACAACTTCACAAGGTGAGCCTATAACCTAAATTTTGGACACTCAGCcacttattttgttttgtttcagACAATGACTTGGGCTCTTGCATTTCTTCATATTTAAGGTCCTCCGGCCATTCCTCCTTCGAAGGTTAAAGTCAGATGTGGAGAAAGGCTTGCCTCCAAAAAAGGAAACAATACTTAAAGTGGGCATGTCCCAATTGCAGAAGCAATTCTACAGAGCTTTGTTGCAGAAAGATCTTGAAGTTGTCAATGCTGGTGGAGAGAGAAAGCGTCTTCTAAATATAGCCATGCAGCTCCGTAAATGTTGTAATCACCCATATCTTTTCCAGGGTGCAGAACCTGGTCCCCCTTACACAACAGGAGAGCACCTGACTACGAATGCAGGTAGGTTTGCCTTAAATTGCCTTCAACAAGATATTGTCATTTCTCACGTCATTGGTTTGCATCAGCTGATTAATGATCATTTAGTCATTTTTCCCCACTAGAAAAGTCAACAAAACTTATGTCTCATTGCTTTGGCTGGCTCTCTATGAATCCTTTTTAACAACTAGCTTGATCTAGACTTGAGTTGCTACTGTAATTTTGAAACTAACTTTGTTGCAGGTAAAATGGTTCTTTTGGATAAGTTGCTGCCAAAACTAAAGGAGCGTGACTCAAGAGTCCTAATATTCTCTCAGGTTGATTTCTCTTGAAGGCCatgtttttcttttaaattctttctGATTGCCTTGAATTGGATCATTTATTATGCCATACCTGCTTTGCGGTTACagttttatctttttattttgatGTAAATATTGTAAATTTTCTGCCAATGCAGAAGAGGGAAACAGTGTATATTTCTCAGGGTTTACATACTAAGTCTTATTTTGGCTATGAAATGCAGATGACAAGGCTGCTTGACATTCTTGAGGACTATTTAATGTTTCGTGGGTATCAGTATTGTCGAATTGATGGAAATACTGGTGGAGAAGATCGTGATGCTTCTATTGAAGCCTTCAATAAGCCAGGAAGTGAAAAATTTGTCTTCCTACTATCAACAAGAGCTGGAGGCCTTGGCATCAATCTTGCCACTGCAGATGTTGTCATTCTTTATGACAGTGATTGGTGGGCATTtgtctttttttattttgggttGACACTGACTTATTGCCTTTTCATCTAATGGAATCCCTCGTCTTCAAACTTCAGGAATCCACAAGTTGATTTGCAAGCACAGGATCGTGCTCATAGGATTGGTCAAAAGAAAGAAGTTCAAGTGTTTCGCTTCTGCACAGAGGTTCAGTTCTATTTTTATGCATTACAATAAAATCTCTATTATCAAGAAATTTTGTAacttactttattatttgtgaacAGTACACTATTGAGGAAAAAGTGATTGAGAGGGCTTATAAAAAGCTTGCACTTGATGCATTGGTGATTCAACAGGGGCGACTTGCAGAGCAGAAAAGTATGTGTGTTTTGCATTCCAAGCTTCTTAtaacaaatttattttaattttgcatCAGCAACATAATTTGATCCTTTTATGGTGTCCCTGCAGCTGTTAATAAGGATGAGCTACTGCAAATGGTGAGATTTGGTGCCGAAATGGTTTTTAGTTCCAAGGATAGCACAATTACTGAGGAGGATATAGATAGAATCATTGCTAAAGGAGAAGAGGCAACAGCTGAACTTGATGCCAAGATGAAGAAATTTACAGAAGATGCAATTAAGTTTAAAATGGATGACAGTATGTGGTTCTATGATTagtttttcttttattaattgtttatctgaatttgtgtttagttatttttttattaattgtttATCTGAATTTGTGTTTAGTTTTTTTGCTCTTGTTATTGTCTAGTGTGAGGCTGTATTCTAATATTTATCTGGGCTTGTGCAGCTGCTGAATTATATGATTTTGATGACGACAAGGTAGAAACAAAATTTCTTTCTGTAGTTTATTGATATAAGCTGTTGTGTacaaattttttcattttttttttctggaaaaTGAATTGGAGTCTCCACCCCCTTTCTTTTCCCGGGTCTTGCTTGCCTATTTCATGTTTATTctctgccttttttttttcttgaaggaTGAGAACAAATTTGACTTCAAGAAAATTGTCAGTGAAAACTGGATTGAACCACCAAAAAGAGAGAGGAAGCGCAAGTAAGCATGTATTTTCAATTGCATAGTCATTTACTTATTGTTTTCCATGGTCACCCTTTTGAATCATAATGTATCTTTTCTGCACATTAATTAGTTACTCAGAGTCTGAATATTTCAAGCAAACAATGCGCCAAGGTGCTCCAGCAAAACCTAAAGAGCCTCGGATCCCACGTATGCCTCAGCTGTAAGTGCATGTTGAAACTGATTGCTTTACTCTTAGACCTTGATGCTCTCAGCTgctttatatattttgtttctgTTTCAGGCATGATTTCCAATTTTTTAACACACAGAGATTGAGTGAGCTGTATGAGAAAGAAGTACGGTACCTCATGGTGTGTAAAGTCTTTTCAACACCTTTCTTTTGTGTAATGATCAAATGATTATATGGTGTTAAATTTAGTGTTTTTGTAACATTTCAACCAGAGTTTAGTAACCTGCAGATAGCTTTATTTGTAAATTTAGCTAATTAAAGTTCGTTCTGAAATTTTCAGCAAACACATCAAAAGAATCAGTTAAAAGATTCTATAGATGTGGATGAACCTGAAGGTATTGTAATTTTTCTCATTAAGGCTTCTCCTAGCTTATTCTTTAGCAAACCTCTGGCTCATAGTTTGTTCAAATGTTTAGAGTTGGGGGATCCATTAACTGCTGAAGAACAGGAAGAAAAGGAGCGATTACTAGAAGACGTGAGTGGCTCATTTATAGTTATGATGCACATTTTTTCCCCCTTGCACAActtcatttaaaattaattattggTCAATTTTAGGGATTTTCTACATGGAGTAGAAGAGATTTCAACACTTTCATTAGAGCTTGTGAGAAGTATGGCCGGACTGATGTAAAAAGTATTGCTTCTGAAATGGAAGGGAAAACATTGGAGGAAGTTGAGAGATATGCAAGAGTTTTCAAAGAAAGATACAAAGAGTTGAATGGTAAGTGATTACTTCGCATTATTCTAATGCAAAAGGTAGCCACTTCAAAGTGGCAATGTTCATTCAATGTCTAGTTGAACATGGTTTCCTCCTAAGAAACACGGACACAAAAAGGGGTGACAAAACAATGGAGAAAAAAGATGGTAATTATTAAAATGAAGTTGCACCTAGCAGACCTGTATGAACATTCCAATGTTTTTTGATTTGCTTTGTCCATATATTCTGAAGAAAATTGGAGTGGCAGATCCCAAAGTTTCATCTTGGGATGAATTAGTTAATTGTTTTGGTCTAGGGTTCCTGCATATTTGGAACTAGGATGTTAGTAGGCTGCAATACATGTGTCACCAGTAAGGCATGATGTATGGTAAAAAGTGATCTTGCATTTCCAATTTTATAAAAAACAcaatgatcttttttttttttaaagaaaattataaTATCCTATAGATTCCTACAAGACATGAGAAACTGgaagattaatttgttttaattggTTTAAAATCAACAGTTTCTTAgagattataatttttattttatctgaAACAGTCTGGTTTCATTTATTGTCTTTATTGGTTTGAAGGAGAACAAATATTTTGGATTTTAACTGACCTAGACAAGAGGCTTCTTCCCCTTTATTACACTGGACAAACTATCAAGCCAGCTGGAGTGATGGCATCAGTTATTTCATAGAGTAAATGCGTACTCAAGTAATTGGGTTCTGATCATTATAATCTAGCCAGAGCTGTAGCATCAGTTATTAGTCATCAAATTAATCAATGCTCATGTATCAGATTCTAATTTGTTGAAGTATGGGCTTACTGTTTGCAGATTATGATAGAATAATCAAGAACATTGAAAGAGGGGAGGCCAGAATTTCTCGGAAAGATGAGATCATGAAGGCAATTGGAAAGAAGTTGGATCGCTACAAGAATCCATGGCTTGAACTGAAGATACAGTATGGTCAGAACAAGGGAAAGTTATACAATGAAGAATGTGATCGATTCATGGTGCGTTTTGTGAAAACTTATTTCATGCTATGATTTGGATCATGGACTTCAAATATGAGCattggatttgaatttgcatgaagtagactaaatataattttttattgcaatttgtccaaatccacaatTCTATATCTATGCCTTAAAATCTATGATCCTAAATGGAGGGCTCAAGTAGTCAAGTTCATCTTGTACTAActctgattattattattattattatgggagTGAACATGTAATAACAGCCATTCCTGCCACACTTTGAACAGATATGCATGGTTCACAAGCTTGGGTATGGGAATTGGGATGAGCTAAAGGCAGCATTTCGCACTTCATCTTTATTTCGTTTTGATTGGTTTGTAAAATCTCGCACCACTCAAGAACTTGCTAGGAGATGTGATACCCTTATTCGGTTGGTGGAGAGGGAAAACCAAGAATATGATGAGAGGGAGAGACAGGCTCGGAAAGAAAAGAAGCTTGCGAAGGTTTTATTGATGCTCATCTATTTTCCCATTATGTGCATGCCTTTGTTTTGTTGCTAAAGCAAAATGTTGACTGGACAAATTTCATCATACCTTAATAGCTGAACATtgtgattttgaaaattcttGCTCAGAACATGACACCATCAAAACGAGCTGTAGGAAGACCACCAACTGAAAGCCCTAATTCAACTTTAAAGAAGAGGAAGCAATTATCAATGGATGACTATTTGAGCTCTGTAAGTTTTGTCCTCAGTTTTTATGTTTGAAAGGACCTAAATTTTTGTGCTGTTATTAGACGAGGAACCAAACATGCATTGAGGATTCAATAAAATTTAATTGAGTTGATACGATAGTCTTGGGACTGAAATCCCCATGTAGATTGGTGTAAAGGTTAGCTGTTGGATGATTTGATTTTTCTTGCAAGCAACTGAAGCTCTACCATTTTTTGTTGGCAGGGAAAGAGGAGGAAATGATGGTGAGGATTTTCTGCAGCCATCTTTGTGTGGTCTTCAGGCCTCGGGTGTTTTGTTAAATTCAGCAATGGCTACATGGTTGATGCATTAGTTTGCTCTGCTATAACAGAGCTGCTCAATTTTTGGATTATTGTGCTGACTAGATGGGAATTAAGCCATGGCACAGAGTTGCTGCGTTAGTTAGCATATGCCATACCCCGACCTGCTTGCATCGGGACTGTTATCCTGACTTGATAGTAACTGTTATTCCTGCTGATAGTTGAGGCGGTTATGTATTTATGTAGGCTTCAGGAAGTTGTATAAATGAATGCACCGACTGTATGCTTAAATTCTACTCAAAAAGTCTTTTTGAGGTGAATTTTTTGATGCAAGATGTGAAAACTGAAATGTTCTTGCAAACTCCTAATGCTAGCAAAGAAATCTCTTTGAATTATGTTAAAGGCAAAAGTTATATCCGAGAAACACAGGTTATACATGTGTGTTCTGGGGTTTTGGATGCCCTGAAAGGGTGTTGCATAATCATTACCCTCAGGCCATAAGTTTAATAAATTTGGATTGGCTGGTTGTGGTCTAGTGTTAGAGTTGGTTAAATAATGAAGTTTCTCAATTATATGTTCATATGCGTGGTGTTGTAAGAGGGTCTGGACACCAAATTATATTACCAAGTGGGCCATGGAGTGGTTGCTTTATGGAGGGATGACGAGGGCAGGTGTGTACCAGGCGAAGAGCCTAGATGGTCCAAGGCTAATTGCCTGTCTCGACTGTTGCGGTAGGGTTCACGTGAGACTTGACCTACCACCACTTACACGACACTGACGGTGTCGCCCGTTTAATTAAATGTTGCTTTTGCATGCACGGTGCCAAAAACATCTCCAGGCTGTGCCACAGGGAAACAAAAATACAAGATGATATGAAGACGCCTCCCAATTTTATCAAGCTATGCCAGGGCAGGGCATCCAAAACTATCATTGTCAGAGGGAAAAAAATACAACTGATATGACACCTCccaacattattttatttttcattctcaCGCTATGCC
This genomic stretch from Malania oleifera isolate guangnan ecotype guangnan chromosome 3, ASM2987363v1, whole genome shotgun sequence harbors:
- the LOC131152329 gene encoding ISWI chromatin-remodeling complex ATPase CHR11 isoform X1, with translation MAKLSKSQQPSSDEALSNSSSEDDEQINEQINDDDDDDDEEELEAVARAAGSDDDEAADDDGETADDSSDRDQADEDENNLVDSEMSKREKARLKEMQKLKKQKIQEMLDAQNAAIDADMNNKGKGRLKYLLQQTEIFAHFAKGEQSASQKKAKGRGRHASKVTEEEEDEECLKEEEDGFSGTGNTRLVTQPSCIQGKMRDYQLAGLNWLIRLYENGINGILADEMGLGKTLQTISLLGYLHEFRGITGPHMVVAPKSTLGNWMNEIRRFCPILRAVKFLGNPDERRHIREDLLVAGKFDVCVTSFEMAIKEKSALRRFSWRYIIIDEAHRIKNENSLLSKTMRLYNTNYRLLITGTPLQNNLHELWSLLNFLLPEIFSSAETFDEWFQISGENDQQEVVQQLHKVLRPFLLRRLKSDVEKGLPPKKETILKVGMSQLQKQFYRALLQKDLEVVNAGGERKRLLNIAMQLRKCCNHPYLFQGAEPGPPYTTGEHLTTNAGKMVLLDKLLPKLKERDSRVLIFSQMTRLLDILEDYLMFRGYQYCRIDGNTGGEDRDASIEAFNKPGSEKFVFLLSTRAGGLGINLATADVVILYDSDWNPQVDLQAQDRAHRIGQKKEVQVFRFCTEYTIEEKVIERAYKKLALDALVIQQGRLAEQKTVNKDELLQMVRFGAEMVFSSKDSTITEEDIDRIIAKGEEATAELDAKMKKFTEDAIKFKMDDTAELYDFDDDKDENKFDFKKIVSENWIEPPKRERKRNYSESEYFKQTMRQGAPAKPKEPRIPRMPQLHDFQFFNTQRLSELYEKEVRYLMQTHQKNQLKDSIDVDEPEELGDPLTAEEQEEKERLLEDGFSTWSRRDFNTFIRACEKYGRTDVKSIASEMEGKTLEEVERYARVFKERYKELNDYDRIIKNIERGEARISRKDEIMKAIGKKLDRYKNPWLELKIQYGQNKGKLYNEECDRFMICMVHKLGYGNWDELKAAFRTSSLFRFDWFVKSRTTQELARRCDTLIRLVERENQEYDERERQARKEKKLAKNMTPSKRAVGRPPTESPNSTLKKRKQLSMDDYLSSVSFVLSFYV
- the LOC131152329 gene encoding ISWI chromatin-remodeling complex ATPase CHR11 isoform X2 — protein: MAKLSKSQQPSSDEALSNSSSEDDEQINEQINDDDDDDDEEELEAVARAAGSDDDEAADDDGETADDSSDRDQADEDENNLVDSEMSKREKARLKEMQKLKKQKIQEMLDAQNAAIDADMNNKGKGRLKYLLQQTEIFAHFAKGEQSASQKKAKGRGRHASKVTEEEEDEECLKEEEDGFSGTGNTRLVTQPSCIQGKMRDYQLAGLNWLIRLYENGINGILADEMGLGKTLQTISLLGYLHEFRGITGPHMVVAPKSTLGNWMNEIRRFCPILRAVKFLGNPDERRHIREDLLVAGKFDVCVTSFEMAIKEKSALRRFSWRYIIIDEAHRIKNENSLLSKTMRLYNTNYRLLITGTPLQNNLHELWSLLNFLLPEIFSSAETFDEWFQISGENDQQEVVQQLHKVLRPFLLRRLKSDVEKGLPPKKETILKVGMSQLQKQFYRALLQKDLEVVNAGGERKRLLNIAMQLRKCCNHPYLFQGAEPGPPYTTGEHLTTNAGKMVLLDKLLPKLKERDSRVLIFSQMTRLLDILEDYLMFRGYQYCRIDGNTGGEDRDASIEAFNKPGSEKFVFLLSTRAGGLGINLATADVVILYDSDWNPQVDLQAQDRAHRIGQKKEVQVFRFCTEYTIEEKVIERAYKKLALDALVIQQGRLAEQKTVNKDELLQMVRFGAEMVFSSKDSTITEEDIDRIIAKGEEATAELDAKMKKFTEDAIKFKMDDTAELYDFDDDKDENKFDFKKIVSENWIEPPKRERKRNYSESEYFKQTMRQGAPAKPKEPRIPRMPQLHDFQFFNTQRLSELYEKEVRYLMQTHQKNQLKDSIDVDEPEELGDPLTAEEQEEKERLLEDGFSTWSRRDFNTFIRACEKYGRTDVKSIASEMEGKTLEEVERYARVFKERYKELNDYDRIIKNIERGEARISRKDEIMKAIGKKLDRYKNPWLELKIQYGQNKGKLYNEECDRFMICMVHKLGYGNWDELKAAFRTSSLFRFDWFVKSRTTQELARRCDTLIRLVERENQEYDERERQARKEKKLAKNMTPSKRAVGRPPTESPNSTLKKRKQLSMDDYLSSGKRRK